A region from the Chrysoperla carnea chromosome 4, inChrCarn1.1, whole genome shotgun sequence genome encodes:
- the LOC123297664 gene encoding zinc finger protein OZF-like, producing the protein MENNLFHDVNNHCLIDEENLKVKKEFHRELVIVKNEIFVENDSIEDESIKKEILEENVIIKYEKTDLNEDSSIDKYKQTTLEHQLNTEFIIKGESVQKHQSIQNEGKKNVKTCDICDKKFAHQRSLIRHKRIHSGEKRFSCEVCDKSFTHRFNLETHKWTHAEKKPFPCEVCDKSFTQRSTLEAHKRTHRGEKPFSCQICNKSFTRQNGLDFHNRIHTGEKLVSCEVCDKTFIQRSSLETHKWTHTEKKRFSCEICDKSFAQRSTLEAHKRTHSGERPFSCQICDKSFTQRSSLETHKQTHTGEKPFSCEICDKSFSHRINLETHKRTHSGEKPFSCKVCDKSFTHQNGLEYHKRTHTGEKPFSCEVCDKSFTQRSSLEYHKRTHTGEKPFFCEICDKKFSHQNGLIYHKRIHSRNILTCT; encoded by the coding sequence atggaaaataatttatttcatgatGTAAATAATCATTGTTTAATCGATGAAGAAaacttgaaagtaaaaaaagaattcCATCGTGAACttgttattgtaaaaaatgaaatatttgttgaaaatgatTCAATAGAAGATGAATCAATTAAAAAGGAAATACTAGaagaaaatgttataataaaatacgaaaagaCAGATTTAAATGAAGACTCTTccattgataaatataaacaaactacACTTGAACATcaattaaatacagaatttataataaaggGTGAAAGTGTTCAAAAACATCAATCAATTCAAAACGAAGGCAAGAAGAATGTGAAGACATGTgacatttgtgataaaaaatttgctcATCAAAGAAGTTTAATtcgacataaacgaattcatagtggagaaaaacgtttttcttgtgaagtttgtgataaatcatttactcatCGATTCAATTTAGAAACACATAAATGGACTCATGCTGAGAAAAAACCTTTTCCTTGTGAAGtatgtgataaatcatttactcagcGAAGTACTTTAGAAGCACATAAACGGACCCATAGgggtgaaaaacctttttcctgtcaaatttgtaataaatcgtTTACTCGTCAAAACGGTTTAGATTTTCATAATcgaattcatactggagaaaaacttgtttcttgtgaagtttgtgataaaacttttattcaaagaaGCAGTTTAGAAACACATAAATGGACTCATActgaaaaaaaacgtttttcttgtgaaatttgtgataaatcatttgcTCAGCGAAGTACTTTAGAAGCACATAAACGGACTCATAGTGGAGAAAGACCTTTTTCTtgtcaaatttgtgataaatcatttactcagcGAAGCAGTTTAGAAACACATAAACaaactcatactggagaaaaaccattttcttgtgaaatttgtgataaatcattttctcATCGAATCAATTTAGAAacacataaacgaactcatagtggagaaaaaccattttcttgtaaagtttgtgataaatcatttactcatCAAAACGGTTTAGAAtatcataaacgaactcatactggagaaaaaccattttcgtgtgaagtttgtgataaatcatttactcagAGAAGTAGTTTAGAGTATcataaacggactcatactggagaaaaaccttttttctgtgaaatttgtgataaaaaatttagtcaccAAAACGGTTTAATTTATCACAAACGAATCCATTCTAGAAACATTTTAACTTGtacatga
- the LOC123297663 gene encoding piggyBac transposable element-derived protein 3-like produces the protein MEPLKRRYKKALTASKIADYLQDIEDSSNEDINDIDVVILPPDEVDEMTDIEEGPDDDMGVLPVSDVAGQVEFSCTVDNIEEGEPNQRTSRASKTVAWRKCKPVHSDNQPVSTTANQYLENMITELEGKSAVEIFENLLCDEILEYIVQETETYAKHYKNDLNFSLNVNELKVFLAILFFSSYHHLPQSKLYWCRGNDVHVPFIEKAMSRNRFDKIKSYLHFNDNSKIDNTDKAFKIRPFIAKANESFQKFGIFESNLAVDEMIVKYFGHHGIKQFIKGKPVRFGYKLWALCGVSGFCYNFSLYAGKKTQTADGTGDGLDSRVRQEMVLASSNSYSRHVSSKFVDYLQPGQ, from the exons atGGAACCATTGAAAAGAAGGTACAAAAAAGCCTTGACGGCGTCCAAAATTGCAGATTATTTACAAGATATCGAAGATTCAAGTAATGAGGATATAAATGATATTGATGTTGTCATATTGCCGCCAGACGAAGTGGATGAAATGACAGACATAGAAGAAGGTCCTGATGACGATATGGGAGTTTTACCTGTGTCCGATGTAGCTGGTCAAGTGGAGTTTTCATGTACGGTTGACAATATTGAGGAAGGTGAACCTAATCAACGTACATCTCGGGCAAGTAAGACAGTCGCTTGGCGTAAGTGTAAGCCAGTTCATTCTGATAATCAACCAGTATCTACGACAGCTAATCAATATTTGGAAAACATGATAACGGAGTTGGAAGGGAAATCGGCGgtagaaatatttgaaaacctGTTATGTGACGAGATTTTAGAATATATTGTTCAAGAAACAGAAACTTATGccaaacattacaaaaatgacTTGAATTTTAGTCTCAACGTGAATGAGTTAAAAGTTTTCTTAGCAATCTTGTTTTTCTCTTCATATCACCACTTGCCTCAAAGTAAACTTTATTGGTGTAGAGGTAATGATGTACACGTTCCATTTATTGAAAAAGCAATGTCACGTAATCGTTTTGATAAAATCAAGTCTTATTTACATTTcaatgataactcaaaaatcgaCAATACTGACAAAGCTTTCAAAATTCGCCCATTTATCGCAAAAGCTAATGAATCATTTCAAAAGTTTGGGATTTTTGAATCCAATTTAGCAGTTGATGAAATGATCGTTAAATATTTTGGTCATCACGGaatcaaacaatttataaaaggaAAACCAGTGAGGTTTGGATACAAACTTTGGGCATTGTGTGGAGTCAGCGGATTCTGTTATAATTTTTCGTTATATGCAGGCAAAAAAACTCAAACCGCAGATGGTACTGGCGATGGCTTGGATTCAAGAGTG AGGCAAGAAATGGTACTGGCCTCTAGTAATTCGTATTCTAGACATGTTTCTAGTAAATTCGTGGATTATTTACAACCAGGTCAATAA